The Blastopirellula sediminis sequence CTCGCCGCAGTCCGAAATTCGCGCCGTGCAACTGAAGCGGGTCCGCCAGCTCCTCCGCGAAACCGACTTGCCGCTGGAACGAATCGCCACCCTCGCCGGTTACGACCATCCGGAATACATGAGCGTCGTCTTCAAACGAGAACTGGGCCAAACGCCGGGTCAGTACCGAACCCAAAACGTCAAAGGCGCCTCGCGCCGGTTCCGGTAGTCATCTCAACACTAGCCCGCAGCGCAAGCGAGGGAATGTGCTTGCAAGTTGATGACAAATCTCGAAGCTCGAATGACGAACTAGCTTTTTCTTCGTTGTTCCGGTTTCGACATTCGTCAAACTGCCTAACGCATTCCCTTGCTTGCGCTGCGGGCTAGTATTCTTGGCTAGTGTTCGCGCGATTCGCCATTCGCTACTCTTTCTAGTGTGCCTGAACCTGGAAGGAGCATTCTCATGACGAGCCGACCGCTGCGGATCACGATCTGGAACGAATATGCCCATGAGCGGGAAAACCCGGTCGTCGGCAAGATCTATCCTGAGGGGATTCATAACGCGATCGCCGCTTTTCTTCGTGAGAAACTGGGCGGCGAAGCCGAAGTAGGAACGGCGACGCTAGATGAGCCGGAACATGGGCTCACGGTCGAAAAGCTGGCCGCCACCGATGTGCTCTACTGGTGGGGACATGCGAAGCATCTCGACGTGCAGGACGAGATCGTCGATCGAGTGCAGCAGCGCGTGCTTGAAGGAATGGGGCTGGTCGTGCTCCACTCCGGTCATGACTCGAAGATCTTCAAGCGAATGCTCGGCACTCGTTGTTCGCTCCGCTGGCGCGAAGCCGGCGAACGAGAACGACTTTGGATCACCGCCCCGGGGCATCCGATCGCCAGCGGACTAACCGGCGAATACTTTGAATTGCCGCACGCCGAGATGTATGGCGAGTACTTTGATATCCCGCAGCCGGATGACGTGATCTTTATCAGCTGGTTCGAAGGGGGCGAGGTCTTCCGCAGCGGCTGCACCTTTACCCGCGGCGCCGGGAAGATCTTCTATTTTCGGCCCGGGCATGAGACTTATCCGATCTACTACGACGCCAACATTCAGCAGGTGCTGACCAACGCGGCGCTCTGGGCCCGGCCGAGCGGGACGACGTATCTAGGAACGTGTCGTAATCCTACGGAGTCGCTGAGCCCGATTGAACGTCGCGAGTAGGGCGGTTACAACGTCCGTTCGTCGAAATCGTGGATTGGAAGGAAACAGTATGAGCGGCGATCTGTTCTTCGGAGTGATGGAGCGACTAACCCCGCAGCTTCGTGCTGGTGATCCCAGCGGGTGTGAAGT is a genomic window containing:
- a CDS encoding ThuA domain-containing protein; this encodes MTSRPLRITIWNEYAHERENPVVGKIYPEGIHNAIAAFLREKLGGEAEVGTATLDEPEHGLTVEKLAATDVLYWWGHAKHLDVQDEIVDRVQQRVLEGMGLVVLHSGHDSKIFKRMLGTRCSLRWREAGERERLWITAPGHPIASGLTGEYFELPHAEMYGEYFDIPQPDDVIFISWFEGGEVFRSGCTFTRGAGKIFYFRPGHETYPIYYDANIQQVLTNAALWARPSGTTYLGTCRNPTESLSPIERRE